The genomic window GGCAGCAGCCGCGCCGAAGCCTCCCGGGGACCTGAGCAGCACCGCCGCTGCCAGGGCCGCCGCGGCGAGCAGGCCCGCGGCGACCAGGAAGGCCAGGTGGTATCCGCCGGTCAGCGCGGCGGCCTGCGGGTGGTCGGCGGCGGTCAGGTGGTCGGTGCGGGCGGTGGCCAGCGCGGCCAGCACGGCCAGGCCCAGGGCGGCACCGATCTGCTGGGCGGTGTTGAAGACGCCGGAGATCAAGCCGGCGTCGGCGGGGGTGGCGTCCGCCATGCCGAGCGACATCAGGGCCGGCATCGCCAGCCCGAAGGCGGTCCCGAAGACCAGCGTCGCCGGCAGGATGTCGGTGACGTACGAGGCGTGCCCGGCCGGCACCCGGGCCAGCAGCAGGAAGCCGCCGGTGAAGAGGGCCAGGCTCGGCAGCAGCACTGCCCGCTCGCCGAAGCGGGCGCCGAGCCTGGCGGAGAGCGCCAGCGACATCACGCCGATGACGAGCCCGGTGGGCGCGATGGCCAGGCCGATCCGCAGCGGGTCGTAGCCCAGCACCCGCTGGAGGTAGAGGCTGATCATGAACTGGAAGCCGAAGGCGCCGGCCACCATCAGCGCCTGCACGATGTTGGCGCCGGTCACCAGCCGGGAGCGGAAGAGCCGCGGCGGCATCAGCGGCTGTGCCGCCGTGGCCTGGCGGACCAGGAAGCCGGCCAGCAGCGCCAGCGAGACCGCGCTGAAGCTGACGGTGGACGCGGACGTCCAGCCGTGGTCGGTGGTGCCGACGATGGCGTAGACGCCGAGCATCAGGGCCGCGGTG from Streptomyces sp. NBC_01198 includes these protein-coding regions:
- a CDS encoding DHA2 family efflux MFS transporter permease subunit; this encodes MPLSSRSRSAALGVLSAGTLMIILDGTIVTVALPSIQHDLGFSQSALAWVVNAYLVAFGGLLLLSGRIGDLIGRRRVLVGGLAAFTAASLACGLADSAGLLIAARFVQGAAGAMVSAVSLGMVIALYPDPNGRGRAMGVYSFVQSAGGVLGLLTGGVLTQAVNWHWIFFVNLPIGAAAAVLSLRLLPDDSPAAGSGNPVRGADAPGALLVTAALMLGVYAIVGTTDHGWTSASTVSFSAVSLALLAGFLVRQATAAQPLMPPRLFRSRLVTGANIVQALMVAGAFGFQFMISLYLQRVLGYDPLRIGLAIAPTGLVIGVMSLALSARLGARFGERAVLLPSLALFTGGFLLLARVPAGHASYVTDILPATLVFGTAFGLAMPALMSLGMADATPADAGLISGVFNTAQQIGAALGLAVLAALATARTDHLTAADHPQAAALTGGYHLAFLVAAGLLAAAALAAAVLLRSPGGFGAAAAVADSAAGDPAAVSASPGSPPEAEPTDRRAHV